In Bacillus pumilus, the sequence ACGGAAACAGAAATGATTGTGGCGCTTGATCCGAACGGCTTACGTCCACTTTCACTTGGTATGCTTGGGGACGCTTATGTTGTCGCTTCTGAAACATGTGCATTTGATGTCGTTGGCGCAACATATTTACGAGATGTGGAGCCTGGCGAAATGCTGATCATTAATGATGAAGGATTAAAATCTGAGCGCTTCTCTATGAACATTAACCGCAGCATGTGCAGCATGGAATATATTTATTTCTCAAGACCTGACAGCAACATCAATGGCATCAACGTGCATAGTGCGAGAAAGAATCTTGGCAAGAAGCTTGCAGAAGAAGCCCATGTGGAAGCAGATGTTGTCACAGGGGTACCAGATTCTAGTATTTCTGCAGCGATTGGATATGCCGAAGCAACAGGCATTCCGTATGAGCTTGGTTTAATTAAAAACCGATATGTCGGCCGGACATTTATTCAGCCGTCTCAAGCATTGCGTGAGCAGGGCGTGCGTATGAAGCTGTCTGCTGTGCGCGGGGTGGTCGAAGGAAAGCGTGTTGTCATGGTGGATGATTCGATCGTACGTGGAACAACGAGCCGCCGAATTGTTACGATGCTAAGAGAAGCGGGTGCAACGGAAGTGCATGTCCGCATTAGTTCACCGCCAATCGCTCATCCGTGTTTTTATGGAATTGATACGTCCACACACGAAGAGCTGATTGCTTCTTCTCATTCAGTTGAAGAAATTAGACAGGAAATCGGTGCAGACTCCATTGCATTTTTATCTGTAGACGGTTTAATGGACGGGATTGGCAGAACGTATGATGATCCGCAGCGTGGTCAGTGTTTAGCATGTTTTACTGGAAAATATCCGACTGAAATTTATGAAGATACTGTCCTTCCGCATGTGAAGGAAACAGTCCTGACGAAATAATCGAATAATGGAGCAGCAGTCAAGATGATTTGATATGCTGCTCTTTCATTCTGCCGAAAATACATGGAAGAAAGCAGATAAAAGGAGTGAATGGGATGTCAGAAGCATATAAAAACGCCGGTGTCGACATCGAAGCAGGATACGAAGCCGTCAAACGAATGAAAACACACGTAGAACGCACAAAACGAGCAGGCGTCATGGGTGCTCTAGGCGGATTTGGCGGTATGTTTGATCTATCTGAGCTGCCATACAAAAAGCCCGTTCTTGTCTCAGGAACAGATGGTGTCGGAACGAAATTAAAGCTTGCCTTTTTAATGGATAAACACGATACGATCGGCGTAGATGCCGTGGCGATGTGTGTCAACGATGTGCTTGCACAAGGGGCAGAGCCGCTCTTTTTCTTAGATTATTTAGCTGTCGGAAAAGCAGATCCATTGAAAATTGAATCCATTGTCAAAGGGGTGGCTGACGGCTGCGAGCAGTCTGGTTCGGCGCTTGTCGGCGGAGAGACAGCAGAAATGCCAGGTCTTTACACAGAAGATGAATATGATATTGCTGGTTTTTCAGTAGGCGTCGTTGAAAAGGATGAAATCGTGACAGGAAACGGTATGAAAGAGGGGCATTTGCTCATTGGACTCAGCTCAAGCGGAATTCATAGCAATGGCTACTCTCTCGTTCGCAAAGTATTGCTGGAAGACGCTGGTCTTGACCTTCATCAAACGTATGCACCTTTTACAAGACCGCTTGGAGAAGAGCTGCTTGAACCGACGAAAATTTATGTAAAGCCTGTTCTCAAACAAGTGAAAGCCGGTAAAATTGACGGGATGGCACATGTGACGGGCGGCGGCTTTATTGAGAATTTACCACGTATGCTGCCTGAGGGACTTGGCGTTGAGATTGATAACGGTTCATGGCCAGTACCGCCTATTTTCTCCTTTATTCAAGAAAAGGGTCAGTTAAAGTCAGAAGAGATGTTCAACGTGTTTAATATGGGCATTGGCTTTGTCTTAGCGGTAAAAGAGAATGATTTAGTTGATGTGATCAGCGGGCTTGAACAAGACGGAGAAAAAGCATTTCTCATTGGGCGTGTTCAAAAAGGAGAAGGTGTCACATTCGGCGGTGGAAGCCTCTCATGAAGAAATTTGCGATCTTCGCCTCTGGAAGCGGGACGAATTTTCAAGCCATTATGGATACGTTAAAAGAAGAAGAGTGGCAGGCAGAGGCCGCCATTGTGATTTGTGATAAACCGGGTGCGAAGGTGCTGGAGCGTGCTGAGAAAGAGGGCATCCCCTCCTTTGCTTTTACGCCGAAGGCTTTTCCAAGCAAAGCCGCTTTTGAACAAACCATTATTGAACAGCTTACGCTTCATGAAGTGGAATGGATTTTCCTCGCTGGGTATATGAGACTGATCGGTCCGACATTACTTGAAGCATACAGAGGGAAAATCGTGAATATCCATCCATCTTTACTGCCAGCATTCCCAGGGCTTGATGCCATTGGACAAGCCTATCAAGCAGGAGTCAAAGTGGCAGGCATCACCGTCCATTATGTTGACGAAGGCATGGATACGGGCCCGATTATTGACCAAGCAGCGATCCATATAGAACAAGGCGAAGACCTTGAATCAATTGAAAAAAGAATGCATGAACTAGAACACACACTATATCCAAAAGTGATCAAATCACTTTTAGAATTATCTTAATGAGGTGACAAAGGCATGACGATCAAACGCGCATTAATCAGTGTTTCCGATAAAACGAATCTTGTACCTTTTGTGAAAGCATTAACAGAACTGGGTGTTGAAGTCATTTCAACTGGAGGTACACATAAGCTTCTTCAAGAGAACGGCATTGATGTCATTGGGATTTCTGAAGTGACTGGATTCCCAGAAATCATGGACGGACGACTCAAAACACTTCATCCAAACATACATGGTGGACTATTGGCGGTGAGAGAAAACGATGAGCACATGGCACAGATTGAAAAGCACGGCATTCAGCCGATTGATCTTGTGGTCGTGAATCTCTATCCATTCAAAGAGACAATCTCAAAAGACGATGTGACGTATGAAGAAGCGATTGAAAACATTGATATTGGCGGGCCGGGCATGCTTCGTGCTGCATCTAAAAACCATCAGGACGTGACGGTCATTGTAGACCCTCGTGATTATGATGCAGTCGTTCAGCAAATCAAAGAAGGCGGCGTGTCGCTAGAGAAAAAACGTGAGCTTGCGGCAAAGGTATTCCGTCATACAGCTGCTTACGATGCCCTCATTGCGGATTATTTAACGAACTATGTTGGCGAAACGGAGCCAGAACAGTTCACTGTCACGTTTGAGAAAAAACAATCCCTTCGTTATGGAGAAAACCCGCACCAAGCGGCTACTTTCTATGAAAATGCTCTTCCAAGCAAAGGCTCTTTGGCAACAGCGACACAGTTACATGGAAAAGAACTTTCCTACAACAATATTAAAGATGCAGATGCAGCTCTTCAAATCGTACGTGAATTTACGGAGCCAGCGGCTGTTGCTGTGAAGCACATGAACCCATGTGGTGTCGGTACAGGAGAAACCATTGCAGAAGCCTTTGACCGTGCATTCAAAGCAGATGAAACATCTATTTTTGGCGGCATTGTGGCGCTTAACCGTGAAGTAGACAAACAAACGGCAGAAGTGCTTCATACGATTTTCTTAGAAATTGTCATCGCACCATCATTTAGCAAAGAAGCACTTGAGGTGTTAACAGCGAAAAAGAACCTTCGTCTATTAACACTCGATGTCGAAGCTGATCTCGAGAAGAAAGAAAAGCAGCTAACTAGTGTCCATGGCGGACTGCTCGTTCAGGATATCGACA encodes:
- the purF gene encoding amidophosphoribosyltransferase, whose product is MLAEIRGLNEECGVFGVWGHEEAPQITYYGLHSLQHRGQEGAGIIATDGENLTSHKGLGLITEVFQNGELKDLKGRGAIGHVRYATAGGGGFENVQPLFFRSQNNGSLALAHNGNLVNATQLKQQLENQGSIFQTSSDTEVLAHLIKRSGYVELKEQIKNALSMLKGAYAFLIMTETEMIVALDPNGLRPLSLGMLGDAYVVASETCAFDVVGATYLRDVEPGEMLIINDEGLKSERFSMNINRSMCSMEYIYFSRPDSNINGINVHSARKNLGKKLAEEAHVEADVVTGVPDSSISAAIGYAEATGIPYELGLIKNRYVGRTFIQPSQALREQGVRMKLSAVRGVVEGKRVVMVDDSIVRGTTSRRIVTMLREAGATEVHVRISSPPIAHPCFYGIDTSTHEELIASSHSVEEIRQEIGADSIAFLSVDGLMDGIGRTYDDPQRGQCLACFTGKYPTEIYEDTVLPHVKETVLTK
- the purN gene encoding phosphoribosylglycinamide formyltransferase, encoding MKKFAIFASGSGTNFQAIMDTLKEEEWQAEAAIVICDKPGAKVLERAEKEGIPSFAFTPKAFPSKAAFEQTIIEQLTLHEVEWIFLAGYMRLIGPTLLEAYRGKIVNIHPSLLPAFPGLDAIGQAYQAGVKVAGITVHYVDEGMDTGPIIDQAAIHIEQGEDLESIEKRMHELEHTLYPKVIKSLLELS
- the purM gene encoding phosphoribosylformylglycinamidine cyclo-ligase, whose product is MSEAYKNAGVDIEAGYEAVKRMKTHVERTKRAGVMGALGGFGGMFDLSELPYKKPVLVSGTDGVGTKLKLAFLMDKHDTIGVDAVAMCVNDVLAQGAEPLFFLDYLAVGKADPLKIESIVKGVADGCEQSGSALVGGETAEMPGLYTEDEYDIAGFSVGVVEKDEIVTGNGMKEGHLLIGLSSSGIHSNGYSLVRKVLLEDAGLDLHQTYAPFTRPLGEELLEPTKIYVKPVLKQVKAGKIDGMAHVTGGGFIENLPRMLPEGLGVEIDNGSWPVPPIFSFIQEKGQLKSEEMFNVFNMGIGFVLAVKENDLVDVISGLEQDGEKAFLIGRVQKGEGVTFGGGSLS
- the purH gene encoding bifunctional phosphoribosylaminoimidazolecarboxamide formyltransferase/IMP cyclohydrolase gives rise to the protein MTIKRALISVSDKTNLVPFVKALTELGVEVISTGGTHKLLQENGIDVIGISEVTGFPEIMDGRLKTLHPNIHGGLLAVRENDEHMAQIEKHGIQPIDLVVVNLYPFKETISKDDVTYEEAIENIDIGGPGMLRAASKNHQDVTVIVDPRDYDAVVQQIKEGGVSLEKKRELAAKVFRHTAAYDALIADYLTNYVGETEPEQFTVTFEKKQSLRYGENPHQAATFYENALPSKGSLATATQLHGKELSYNNIKDADAALQIVREFTEPAAVAVKHMNPCGVGTGETIAEAFDRAFKADETSIFGGIVALNREVDKQTAEVLHTIFLEIVIAPSFSKEALEVLTAKKNLRLLTLDVEADLEKKEKQLTSVHGGLLVQDIDTYGLEEATISIPTKREPTEDEWKDLKLAWKVVKHVKSNAIVLAKDQMTAGIGAGQMNRVGSANIAIEQAGEKAKGSALGSDAFFPMGDTVEAAAKAGVTAIIQPGGSIRDEESIQKADEYGIAMVFTGVRHFKH